The Lysobacter sp. genome includes a window with the following:
- the rpmI gene encoding 50S ribosomal protein L35, whose protein sequence is MPKIKTNRAAAKRFRKTASGKYKCGHANKSHILTKKATKRKRNLRQTNHVRAEDAGRLDRMLPYL, encoded by the coding sequence ATGCCCAAGATCAAGACCAATCGGGCGGCGGCCAAGCGCTTCCGGAAGACAGCTTCCGGCAAGTACAAATGCGGCCACGCCAACAAGAGCCACATCCTCACCAAGAAAGCGACCAAGCGGAAGCGCAACCTCCGGCAGACGAACCACGTTCGCGCCGAAGACGCAGGCCGTCTGGACCGCATGCTTCCGTACTTGTGA
- a CDS encoding aminotransferase class IV — MAQSIHDFHDDPRNAEIRIWINGALKPRAEATVSVFDSGFVLGDGVWEGLRVIDGHPVFLDEHLDRLFEGAKAIALDIGLDRVQLTRALYATLDANGMRDGVHMRLMVTRGVKRTPYQDPRVTVGPATVVIIPEFKVAKPETLAKGLRLFTVHVRRGYPDVQDPKLNSHSKLNCITACIQATEAGADEALMLDPHGFVATCNSTHFFIVRRDEVWTSTGDYCLGGITRANVLRACREAGIPCFEKNFSLTQVYSADEAFTTGTFAGLAPVRSIDGRIIGEGDPALPGPMVTRLRALYRDLIARDIAMRAGVRLA; from the coding sequence ATGGCGCAGAGCATCCACGATTTCCACGACGACCCGCGCAACGCGGAGATCCGGATCTGGATCAACGGGGCGTTGAAACCGCGCGCGGAGGCCACGGTCTCGGTGTTCGACAGCGGTTTCGTACTCGGCGACGGCGTGTGGGAAGGCCTGCGGGTGATCGATGGACATCCGGTCTTTCTCGACGAACATCTCGACCGCTTGTTCGAAGGCGCGAAAGCGATCGCGCTCGATATCGGCCTGGATCGCGTGCAGCTGACGCGCGCGCTCTACGCCACGCTGGACGCCAACGGCATGCGCGACGGCGTGCACATGCGGCTGATGGTGACGCGCGGCGTGAAGCGCACGCCCTACCAGGACCCGCGCGTGACCGTGGGCCCGGCGACGGTGGTGATCATCCCGGAATTCAAGGTCGCGAAGCCCGAAACGCTCGCGAAGGGACTGCGCCTGTTCACCGTGCACGTGCGTCGTGGCTATCCCGACGTGCAGGACCCGAAGCTCAACAGCCACAGCAAGCTCAATTGCATCACCGCCTGCATCCAGGCGACCGAAGCCGGCGCCGACGAAGCGTTGATGCTGGATCCGCACGGCTTCGTCGCGACCTGCAACTCGACGCATTTCTTCATCGTGCGTCGCGACGAAGTCTGGACGTCGACCGGCGATTACTGTCTCGGCGGCATCACCCGCGCGAACGTGCTGCGCGCGTGTCGCGAAGCCGGCATCCCGTGCTTCGAGAAGAACTTCAGCCTGACCCAGGTGTACTCCGCAGACGAAGCGTTCACGACCGGCACGTTCGCGGGACTGGCGCCGGTGCGCAGCATCGATGGCAGGATCATCGGCGAGGGCGATCCCGCGCTTCCGGGACCGATGGTGACGCGCCTGCGAGCGCTGTATCGCGATCTGATCGCCCGCGACATCGCGATGCGCGCGGGCGTGCGCCTCGCATGA
- a CDS encoding HAD family hydrolase, which translates to MSIAGNPLRIAMWSGPRNISTAMMRAWENREDCAVSDEPLYAAYLATTGIDHPGRDEVIAAGDTDWRRVADALLGPVPGGKAIWYQKHMNHHLLADMETDWVLKLRNVLLIRDPAEVVASYIKSRATVTPDDIGLPQQGRLFDLLCDALGEAPIVIDAGGFLRAPEAHLRALCDRLGIAFTPRMLSWPAGPRDSDGVWAPYWYDAVWRSTGFEPWRPREETLTGDALATADICRPIYERLHGYRMTVS; encoded by the coding sequence ATGAGCATCGCCGGAAATCCACTGCGCATCGCGATGTGGAGCGGCCCGCGCAACATCTCCACGGCGATGATGCGCGCCTGGGAAAACCGCGAGGATTGCGCGGTCAGCGACGAACCGCTGTATGCGGCCTATCTGGCGACGACGGGCATCGACCACCCGGGCCGCGACGAGGTGATCGCCGCCGGCGACACCGACTGGCGGCGTGTCGCCGATGCGCTGCTCGGCCCGGTGCCGGGCGGAAAGGCGATCTGGTACCAGAAGCACATGAACCATCATCTGCTGGCGGACATGGAGACCGACTGGGTATTGAAGCTGCGCAACGTGCTGCTGATCCGCGATCCGGCGGAAGTCGTCGCCTCGTACATCAAATCGCGCGCGACGGTGACCCCGGACGACATCGGCCTGCCGCAGCAGGGCCGCTTGTTCGATCTGCTCTGCGATGCGCTCGGCGAAGCGCCCATCGTCATCGATGCCGGCGGTTTCCTGCGCGCGCCGGAAGCGCACCTGCGCGCGCTGTGCGACCGGCTCGGCATCGCGTTCACGCCACGCATGCTGTCGTGGCCCGCAGGCCCGCGCGACAGCGACGGCGTGTGGGCGCCCTACTGGTACGACGCGGTCTGGCGCTCGACCGGCTTCGAACCATGGCGGCCACGCGAAGAAACGCTGACAGGCGACGCGCTTGCGACGGCGGACATCTGCCGGCCGATCTACGAGCGCCTGCACGGATACCGGATGACGGTTTCCTGA
- the rplT gene encoding 50S ribosomal protein L20, which translates to MARVKRGVTARRRHKKILKQAKGYYNARRKVFRVAKQAVTKALQYAYIGRKQKKRNFRTLWIARINAAARSNGISYSRFINGLLKAGITLDRKVLADIAVHDAKGFTALAEKAKSALAA; encoded by the coding sequence ATGGCAAGAGTTAAACGTGGTGTCACGGCGCGTCGCCGTCACAAGAAAATCCTGAAGCAGGCCAAGGGCTACTACAACGCCCGCCGCAAAGTCTTCCGCGTCGCCAAACAGGCGGTCACGAAAGCGCTGCAGTACGCCTACATCGGCCGCAAGCAGAAGAAGCGCAATTTCCGCACGCTCTGGATCGCCCGCATCAATGCGGCTGCCCGCAGCAACGGCATCAGCTACAGCCGTTTCATCAACGGCCTGCTGAAAGCCGGTATCACCCTCGACCGCAAGGTGCTGGCCGATATCGCCGTGCACGACGCCAAGGGCTTTACCGCACTGGCCGAAAAGGCGAAGAGCGCGCTCGCGGCATAA
- a CDS encoding DUF2974 domain-containing protein, which yields MNAQIDPNSPQGGRQTVDPLTGNTYVRPSFADEVRGPAPKDIDLTLAQMSKDVYRSDERERGEIAGWKPLTDEQFRKVGIDPSLRTNDASGFDADIYTDGRGRYALAFRGTDAGKDWATNLGQGIGLETAQYNQAIALSRQAKVAFGDELVITGHSLGGGLAAVGAAAADTPAVTFNAAGVKDRTLERIGLDASAVKDQAENGQMRRYAVDNEILTGLQERNIVTKHLLPDAIGNKVSLPDPDPLSFWQNLNPVKSVKHGIEMHMMDSVIRAQEKAFGHGIGENGLMSHPDHAFNPQYQRVFDQLQPQLEQRGIGIRESQNAAGALALEAQRNGIAPDRIVANGDRVFAVQGAQPESQRYVQVDLQASMQVPLMESSKMSLGLITAQQQSNPQPANTQQQTNAPQTPDPAQDQQAAPMRARL from the coding sequence ATGAATGCGCAGATCGATCCAAACAGCCCGCAGGGCGGCCGTCAGACCGTCGACCCCCTGACCGGCAATACCTATGTGCGACCGTCCTTCGCCGATGAAGTGCGTGGCCCGGCGCCGAAGGACATCGATCTCACCCTGGCGCAGATGTCGAAGGACGTTTATCGCTCCGACGAGCGCGAACGGGGCGAGATCGCAGGCTGGAAACCGCTGACCGACGAACAGTTCCGCAAGGTCGGTATCGATCCGTCGCTGCGGACCAACGACGCCAGCGGATTCGACGCCGACATCTATACCGATGGACGCGGCCGTTACGCGCTGGCCTTCCGCGGCACCGACGCCGGCAAGGACTGGGCGACCAATCTCGGCCAGGGCATCGGTCTTGAAACCGCGCAGTACAATCAGGCCATCGCGCTGTCCCGGCAGGCCAAGGTTGCGTTCGGCGACGAACTCGTCATCACCGGCCACTCGCTTGGCGGTGGTCTTGCCGCAGTGGGTGCCGCTGCCGCCGATACGCCCGCAGTCACCTTCAACGCCGCAGGCGTGAAGGACAGGACGCTCGAGCGCATCGGTCTGGACGCATCGGCGGTGAAGGACCAGGCCGAGAACGGCCAGATGCGCCGTTATGCGGTCGACAACGAAATCCTGACCGGGCTGCAGGAACGCAACATCGTGACCAAGCACCTGCTACCCGACGCGATCGGCAACAAGGTCTCGCTGCCGGATCCCGATCCGCTCAGCTTCTGGCAGAACCTCAATCCTGTGAAGTCGGTCAAGCACGGCATCGAGATGCACATGATGGACTCGGTGATCCGGGCCCAGGAAAAAGCCTTTGGCCACGGCATCGGCGAGAACGGCCTGATGTCGCATCCCGACCACGCTTTCAATCCCCAGTACCAGCGCGTGTTCGATCAGTTGCAGCCGCAACTGGAGCAGCGGGGCATCGGTATCCGCGAATCGCAGAACGCAGCCGGTGCGCTGGCGCTGGAAGCGCAACGGAACGGTATCGCGCCCGATCGCATCGTGGCCAATGGCGACCGTGTCTTCGCGGTGCAGGGTGCGCAACCCGAGAGCCAGCGCTACGTCCAGGTCGATCTGCAGGCCAGCATGCAGGTTCCGTTGATGGAGAGCAGCAAGATGTCGCTGGGTCTGATCACGGCACAGCAGCAGTCAAACCCGCAGCCGGCCAATACGCAGCAGCAGACCAACGCCCCGCAGACGCCGGATCCTGCCCAGGACCAGCAGGCCGCTCCGATGCGCGCCCGCCTGTAG
- the infC gene encoding translation initiation factor IF-3 — protein MPFGVLPDGPIPLGDPDISTPQDKQNRKNNEIRVPRVRVIGSDGEMVGVLSRDEALAKAEEEGLDLVEIQPNADPPVCRIMDFGKFKFETQKKAAAAKKKQKVVEIKEVKFRPVTDEGDYQIKLRKMREFLEEGDKIKVNIRFRGREMSHMELGREMANRIETDLGEDIVIESRPRLEGRQMVMMIAPKKK, from the coding sequence ATGCCGTTCGGCGTATTGCCGGACGGTCCGATACCCCTTGGAGATCCAGATATCAGTACCCCCCAGGATAAGCAGAACCGCAAGAACAACGAGATCCGCGTTCCGCGCGTTCGCGTCATCGGCAGCGACGGCGAAATGGTCGGCGTGCTTTCGCGCGACGAAGCGCTGGCGAAAGCCGAGGAAGAAGGTCTCGATCTTGTCGAAATCCAGCCGAATGCGGACCCGCCGGTTTGTCGCATCATGGACTTCGGCAAGTTCAAGTTCGAAACGCAGAAAAAAGCGGCTGCTGCGAAAAAGAAGCAGAAAGTCGTCGAGATCAAGGAAGTCAAGTTCCGTCCGGTCACGGACGAGGGCGACTACCAGATCAAGCTGCGCAAGATGCGCGAGTTCCTGGAAGAGGGCGACAAGATCAAGGTCAACATCCGGTTCCGTGGGCGCGAAATGAGCCACATGGAACTGGGCCGCGAAATGGCCAACCGGATCGAGACCGACCTCGGCGAGGACATCGTCATCGAATCGCGACCGCGCCTCGAAGGGCGGCAGATGGTCATGATGATCGCTCCGAAAAAGAAGTAG
- a CDS encoding 4'-phosphopantetheinyl transferase superfamily protein, whose protein sequence is MSLFRPLLPDDVLIAEMAPADADPSALPLPERGLIERAVVHRQQEFAAGRILARGLLRHAGADTDALLRDADRVPTWPQTIVGSITHCRSLCAVAVVPRAISAGIGIDVEPARPIGEDLHAMILRDAERSRIDALPPALRPLGAILVFSIKEAVYKAIYPERRYFLDFQQVEIMFTGDDGFVAEVLVPEASFPGLSYISGRYRVADGHIASAVLLPPMT, encoded by the coding sequence ATGTCGCTGTTCCGCCCCTTGCTGCCGGACGACGTCCTGATCGCCGAAATGGCGCCGGCCGATGCCGACCCTTCGGCGCTGCCGTTGCCTGAGCGCGGCCTGATCGAACGCGCCGTGGTGCACCGGCAGCAGGAATTCGCGGCCGGCCGGATCTTGGCGCGCGGTCTGCTGCGTCATGCCGGCGCGGACACCGATGCACTGCTTCGCGACGCCGACCGCGTGCCGACCTGGCCGCAGACGATCGTCGGTTCGATCACCCACTGCCGATCGCTGTGCGCGGTGGCGGTCGTGCCGCGAGCGATCAGCGCCGGGATCGGTATCGATGTCGAGCCGGCCAGGCCGATCGGCGAAGATCTGCACGCGATGATTCTTCGCGACGCAGAGCGCAGCCGCATCGACGCGCTGCCTCCGGCGCTCCGTCCGTTGGGCGCGATCCTGGTGTTTTCGATCAAGGAAGCGGTGTACAAGGCGATCTATCCCGAACGCCGGTACTTCCTCGATTTCCAGCAGGTCGAGATCATGTTCACCGGCGACGATGGCTTCGTCGCCGAGGTGCTGGTGCCGGAGGCGAGCTTTCCGGGGTTGTCGTACATTTCCGGGCGCTACCGCGTCGCCGATGGCCATATCGCCAGTGCGGTGCTGTTGCCGCCGATGACGTGA
- the thrS gene encoding threonine--tRNA ligase yields the protein MIAITLPDGSRREFETSPTVGEVAASIGAGLAKAALAGKVDGQLVDTSYRIERDAGLEIVTDKHPDALDILRHSTAHLLAQAVQRLFPGAQVTIGPVIDNGFYYDFAYERPFTPEDLPAIEAEMQKIVKEAHPVARSVKTRDAAVAFFKGIGEAYKAEIIESIPADQDLSLYSQGEFTDLCRGPHVPGTDKLRAFKLMKVAGAYWRGDSNNQMLSRIYGTAWLNDKDLKAYLTQIEEAEKRDHRKIAKQQDLFHLQEEGPGLIFWHPKGWAIWQVVEQYMRRVYRDSGYQEVRCPQILDVTLWQKSGHWDNYKDNMFFTESEKRTYALKPMNCPGHVQVFNQGLHSYRDLPIRYGEFGACHRNEPSGALHGILRVRGFTQDDGHVFCTESQIEDEVRAFHRQALAVYSHFGFSEIQIKIALRPESRLGDDATWDKAEDALRSALRSAGVEWEELPGEGAFYGPKIEYHLKDAIGRTWQLGTMQVDFMMPGRLGAEYVDEHSQRRHPVMLHRAIVGSMERFIGILIEHHAGQFPAWLAPIQAVVMNITDAQADYVDEIRKTLMNQGFRIAADLRNEKIGYKIREHTLQRVPYLLVVGDREKENGLVAVRTRAGEDLGSMSIADFLAHVANEHAAA from the coding sequence ATGATCGCCATCACGCTCCCCGACGGCAGCCGCCGTGAATTCGAAACCTCGCCCACGGTCGGCGAAGTCGCCGCCTCGATCGGCGCCGGCCTGGCCAAGGCCGCGCTCGCCGGCAAGGTCGACGGCCAACTCGTCGACACCAGCTATCGCATCGAGCGCGATGCCGGGCTCGAAATCGTCACCGACAAGCATCCCGACGCGCTGGACATCCTGCGCCACTCCACCGCGCATCTGCTGGCGCAGGCCGTGCAGCGACTGTTCCCGGGCGCGCAGGTCACCATCGGTCCGGTGATCGACAACGGCTTCTACTACGACTTCGCCTACGAGCGCCCGTTCACGCCGGAAGATCTGCCGGCGATCGAGGCCGAGATGCAGAAGATCGTCAAGGAAGCGCACCCGGTCGCGCGCAGCGTGAAGACGCGCGACGCCGCGGTCGCGTTCTTCAAGGGCATCGGCGAGGCCTACAAGGCCGAGATCATCGAAAGCATCCCGGCCGATCAGGACCTGTCCCTGTATTCGCAGGGCGAGTTCACCGACCTCTGCCGCGGCCCGCACGTGCCCGGCACCGACAAGCTGCGCGCCTTCAAGCTGATGAAGGTCGCGGGCGCCTACTGGCGCGGCGACAGCAACAACCAGATGCTCAGCCGCATCTACGGCACCGCATGGTTGAACGACAAGGATCTGAAGGCGTATCTCACCCAGATCGAGGAAGCCGAGAAGCGCGACCATCGCAAGATCGCCAAGCAGCAGGACCTGTTCCATCTGCAGGAAGAAGGCCCGGGCCTGATCTTCTGGCACCCGAAGGGCTGGGCGATCTGGCAGGTGGTCGAGCAGTACATGCGTCGGGTCTATCGCGACAGCGGCTACCAGGAAGTGCGCTGTCCGCAGATCCTCGACGTGACCCTGTGGCAGAAATCCGGTCACTGGGACAACTACAAGGACAACATGTTCTTCACCGAATCGGAGAAGCGCACCTATGCGCTGAAGCCGATGAACTGCCCGGGCCATGTGCAGGTGTTCAACCAGGGCCTGCACAGCTACCGCGACCTCCCGATCCGCTACGGCGAATTCGGTGCCTGCCACCGCAACGAGCCCTCTGGCGCGCTGCACGGCATTCTCCGCGTGCGCGGCTTCACCCAGGACGACGGCCACGTCTTCTGCACCGAGAGCCAGATCGAGGACGAAGTCCGCGCATTCCATCGGCAGGCGCTGGCGGTCTACAGCCACTTCGGCTTCAGTGAGATCCAGATCAAGATCGCCCTGCGCCCGGAGTCCCGGCTCGGCGACGACGCCACCTGGGACAAGGCCGAAGATGCCCTGCGTTCGGCCCTGCGCTCGGCCGGCGTGGAATGGGAGGAGCTGCCCGGCGAGGGCGCCTTCTACGGCCCGAAGATCGAATACCACCTCAAGGACGCCATCGGCCGGACCTGGCAGCTCGGCACGATGCAGGTCGATTTCATGATGCCCGGCCGCCTCGGCGCCGAATACGTGGACGAGCACAGCCAGCGCCGCCACCCGGTCATGCTGCACCGCGCCATCGTCGGTTCCATGGAGCGTTTCATCGGTATCCTGATCGAGCACCATGCCGGTCAATTCCCGGCCTGGCTGGCCCCGATCCAGGCAGTCGTGATGAATATCACGGATGCGCAGGCCGATTATGTGGATGAAATTCGGAAAACCCTTATGAATCAAGGCTTCCGGATTGCGGCTGATTTGCGGAACGAGAAAATCGGCTATAAGATTCGCGAGCACACGCTGCAGCGGGTGCCGTACCTGCTCGTGGTCGGGGACCGCGAGAAGGAAAACGGGCTTGTCGCAGTGCGCACGCGGGCCGGGGAGGATCTGGGTTCCATGTCCATCGCCGATTTTCTTGCGCACGTCGCCAACGAACACGCTGCCGCTTGA